The nucleotide sequence TTTTTTCCAAGACAGCGCTGAAGTAGTTGAATGCTGCGCACTGCTACCTGCAGTTGAGTTGCTGCCACTGCGGATTTTTTGAGCGTTAGACCAGTTAGTAATTAGTAATTAAAGTTATTGCTTGCTCACAAACAGAAGTTCGTGTTTCAACTTCCTTATTCCATATTTTATTGTTTCGCTGTTTCCAAATGCTCCATATTATCACCATGAACAAATCCTTGCTCAGACTTTACAACACAGAGAAAACTAGTTCTACAACAGACAGAGTATGTGATATAGTTTGCTGAATAAGGTTCCAGAGGCCAAATCTATCCCAACACTGCTCACTATTCTGACGAAGGAAAAATACATGTCCAGTGTCTTCGACACCGTTATCACAAAGAACACAGTTTTGAGGACAGTCCACACCTTTATCACAAAGTCGAACTCGAGTTGGTAAATGTGCCACATTAAACTTTTAACCTTCAGATGGGATCCTAACTTCCTTCAACTCGCAGATGATTCGACTCAATAACCTCTTCAACACAAAAGTGATATGCGCTTCAGACCGAATACTGCCCATTCCTTTCATACTTCCAGATAATGCGATTGTTTCGGACAAAACTGAAGAGGAGTCTGCAGAACTGGACTTGCTGCCTCATTACCAAGCAGTCCGATAACAAGTCTGGAATCCCATTCCTTTCTATTGGCTTGCAAAAGGTCTGCTACTGTGATATCAACCAGCTCCGGGTTTAATAAAGGTGTCTGCATAATTCTGCAACCAGAAGTCCAGAACCAATACTCCACCTGTGGCCTGCACGCACACTGAACTTGGCACTCCAAATGCTATGCTAAACGTAACTAGGATTATACCCGATGCCTGAGTCAAGAAAGTTACTTTTTGAAAAGTATTAAGCTTTAACTAATCTTGTAATCAAGCTATTTGAAAGCATCACAAATTTCCACGTTTGTTTTCCACGCATAGCAAACCTATCATAGATGGTAAGCCTAGGTACTTACCGGTACCTAACACTTGTTGAGCTCCCAAAATGTTTGCAACCGAGTCTTTTGACATTAATATGAACATTCTGACTAAAATTTCAGACTTTTGGAGGTTAATAGCTTGACCAGACGCACTTTCCTAGGTGGCTAGGATATTTGTCATTGTCATAGCCTCATGATCCGACGCTTAAAAACAGGGAAAGCAATCATCAGCAATAAGGAGGTGGGAGATAATTGGCGCATTTCCAAACATGTAGTTATCAACTTTTATTGCTGCAGTTTTAAAATTAATGGTTGACTGCTCATTTTGCCATGGCATTATTGCTTTGCAATTTGATTTGTTACTTAATTATTtctgaggtttttttttttacttccaaTTGTAGTTATTTGATTTTCAACTGTCTAAGATTTCTGGTCTCTAACAAAATCTGTGTTTTAAcattttgatgttgttttgcTTTGGTATATCCTCCAGCGATACCCTTCGTCGATTAATATATGTTTGGCTTATATAGCCATAAATTGAAGTGATTAATATACCATGTATGTATGCTTTGAAATTTTACACCACTACAATCTTAACTCGTTTATTGCACAGGTCTAGAACTAGTACGATCATACAAGTCAAAGTTAATAAAATCTGTGGCATAAGGGATAAAATCAAAAAGATAAACCTGGTTAGCTACTAAGATCATGAATTAGCTAGGActccaaaatttaaataaattattgacgAGAAAGTAAATCATACAACAGCAAGATATATATCACCAGCAAAAGATTTATAAACAAGTCAATTAAAACCATGAACAGTAAAGTTAAGAGCCTGCACTCTCACATGAGTCAAGCTTACAAGCAGGCAAGCAGCAATAGTTGAAAATCCTAAACTCTGCCACCTTTTATGTAAAATATTTGTagattttgacaatttttttattgagacATTATTAGATGTTCAAATTCAAACCTCTACTAAATGATAAAGAAACtctaacatataaaaaaaaaagttagagaaGGGATTAAGAGCATCTCAAAGCATTTCAATGCTTAATTAGAAAAATATCTTGCATGCTTGCAGAACAAACAACTAGATTGGACCCTCATTCAGAGATAGGAAACAGAGAAATCCAAGATTTGTTGTGACCAATGTAGTTAGGATTGAGATCCCACGTAGGGTAGGACGGCCGGTGAAGGAACGTAAATACGAGGAACATAACATGGTTTGTATGTTGGATCGGTAGGTTGTTGATAGAGTTGAGagaaataataagataaaatagaggAAAAACACAAGAACCAAgcaaaaaaacagagaaaatagAGGAAAAACAGAGGAAAACAGAGCAAAAACGAACCAGAGTAAAGTCGAAGCACATGTGAGGTGTCCCAGACGTAGAATCGCACGATCCTACGAGCCAGTGCTCGATCCTGGCTATATTGGTTGTGACTATAAGATCCAAACTTGAAGCTAATGTGACACCTCTACAAAAACCATTTCTGCTACAACCTTATTCAGAGATAGGACTTATATCCACACAGAATTTCATCTCTAGTAGCCACTTAAGAGAAGTTCCATTTCTGCTACATTACCTCTATAAAATCTCAACAACAGAAAAGTATCTAGagatagaatttttttaagtaCCTACTAACTAAGATAAAAGAAAGTGATGATAAAATTAAGATAAGAAAGCAACAACAGCAGTAAAATAACAATGAACAACAGCCATAAATTATATATGCTTACTAACATAGTACAAACAATTTAATAAACCAATGCACACAATCACTTCATTCAAATTATGATACAGTGTTCATTAACAAGTAGAGAAGACAATATTAGATTTCTGTATAATGTatcaaacataaacaatacTGGCAATTTATACAAAATACCAAGTCTTCTACGAAATAGAAAACTTTTGGCAATCACTATCATACTGTCATGACataaataatagtaaaagaTTAAACCAAGTATAGGAATTTTATGTATCAaacatttgaaacaaaatacCAAACCTTCTATGAAATAGAAAACTTTTGAGAATCATTGATTGTCATAACATACTCTTTTTATGAATGGTATTGCGTTTCGAGAATCCACTCCGGAGGTGGCCAGAACAAGTTGAAGTAGTCAGGATAATGAGACAAAGGAGAAAGCCTTTGTTCGTCCAAGTCAAAAACACACATCCCACATCGCATGTTATCAAAAGGGATGAACGCATCGTCAATAAAGACGACACAATTCCCTTTGACAACAGATaaatcagaagcagaagcagaaAACGAACATCCATTCCCCAAGAACAAAACCCTATTCCCTAAGCTCTTCGACCTCCATTCCTTCTTTCTCTCATTAAGCCTAAACACCTTCAGTTTTAGACCTTTTTCGCCAGGGAACCCAAAACAATGCGAGTCACAGATGTCCACTAGCAACAACTCACCTTCACACTCTACCAAGAATTTCATATCCCCTCCATTCACATATTCAGCCACTAACTCAACACTATAGTCCAATCCAAACGCAACTGTCCTACCAATTTTATTAACCGCATAAAACCGCTCTTTAAACACGCAGATGTCTAGAAAGTACGTTGACATGCATGGGATCAACGTCCAATGCTTTTCACTGCAGTGGAACAATACTGGATGACCGTTTTGGTTCAACGTGCCGAGAGCAAcagtttctttgtttttcccATGTTGCATAATAGCAACTACCTTTTTTCCCATACCATGCCCTAAAGGTGTCGGATCCTGACGATGTATCTTCAACTGATATAGTTCAAATTGCGATAGTAATTCCTTAGACCGTTCTAAAACGGTCTTGTCTTCATTATATCTTCCCATAACAACGTCGGCTCCTAAACGAACGACAGAGAATTTCTTCAAGTCGAGGACATGAGGGAAATGATAAGGGGAAGAGTCAACTGATCGGAGCGGGTGGAAGAGTTGAGTTTCTCGGCATGAGTTTTTCGCAATTCTGATCAACCAAGGACGGAgggtttgttgttgttcttgttgagGTGGTTTGATGAGGAAGATGTTGTGTTTGGAGAGGTAACAAGAGAGTGATGAAGTGTGAAAATGGGGTAACTTGAAGGGTAAACTGTGATTTGGTATGAAAAAGCGCCATGTTGAACAAACTGATCGAAAACGAATGATATCGGCTTCGTTGTCGAGTCGTGAAGATATCAGAAGGAGAAGATCCTTATGGAGTGTAGACCAGTCTGCCGCCATGGCCATCGAtacttctcttcttttctccttACTTTCCTTTTCCATCGTAAGAATGCGAAAAAGAAACCCTAATTAAGAAACTGTTGCACATAgggattaattttttaaatagtcaTTGaccgaaaaaaataaaattgaaaaaacctaagtacaaaaaaacaacaaattgaaaAAACCTAGGTGGAGTTTGTTTCCTGGCAAATTCTaatgtacataaaaaaaaatttaagtgtattggtacatcaaaattaataataaaatgagttattttttgaagaaaaaaattatttaataattaaattttatttagcaaaaatttcgacgaaataaaatttatttgtatgaatttttatgatttataatttagaattttgattattttttacaattacATGTAAAAAAAGTTAGTATGACTTTTACAATGAAACgatattttttgttatgaaatgatattttctaaaatataaataccaGCAAATAACtccttattttataaaaatgatagttaatttataaatttttaaaataagaatacTAATACACCTTAACTTGCGAGTGTACGATAGAAATAATTTCCTTGTTTCGTatattctcaaataaattattcctgatttcatcatcaaatccataattttagttttatgaaaattagttttgacaaaaattaattttatgaaaattagttataataaaaatggaatattttggcataaaaatggaaaacaaaatcGCAATATTTGAAGGAGAAACAATGGCAATGAAACAGAACACGTGTCGATAAAAAGTCAAAACTCCatgataaataaatgaaaaaaagggTTTAGCATAGGTTGTTAGTGAAAGTGTTAAATCTCTTTCTTCTTCCCATGTTTGGGTGAGTGAACGAACTCAACAAAATGTTGCGAAGCATAGAAACCACTCATCACCTCACCGTCAGAACCACTTCACTCCTTCGTTCTTTCCTCTTCTCATCTCCTTCACCAAAcacttcttcttattcttcttctttcactTTCAAAACATTCACCACTCTCTCTAAACCACAATCACAATCTcactcttttcttcttcaacaacGAGAACACGCTTCTTCCTTCATCACTCGTCGTTTTCATTTCGCTTCTTCCGTTAAACGCCGCGTTTCATCATCGTCGTTTCCTGCACTTGATTGGAACGACGCCGTTTCATGCTCTGAGGTTGATGTTGATGCTGATAATGTTAATCATGATGGAACAATTGATCATGATTCTAAACCTGCAATTCCTGTTAGAGCTTTCTTCTTCTCCACCAGGTacataattgttttttgtttttttttttttaaattattgtgttgatttcaattttaaattggaACTAATACAAATTgtgttaatttcaattttaaattatttaacctTTTATTTCTGGTTTGGaaattttcacccaaaattcgTGTGTTTTTGTTCTGTTACTGTCATTAGATTTGTAAAACTTTTGTTTGGAATAACAAAATTGACgaaaaaatgttttcaaaaacataattttaaatcaatcaatatttttagtGTGAGTTACAGGAATGCCTATGCCTAAGCTTTCATGTACTCGATTTGTAAACCTGTAAGAGGTTACATagtatgaaaaataatttagagtaaaccatcaaattcGTCCCTGACTTTGTAAgaccagtggcggagccagaaatttGGGGTGGCCGGCTGGCCgccatcaaaataaactaaaatatataatcaaactCAGGAAGTGAGTAAAGACTTGGATTTTGGTTAATGTAGTTAGGATTACTCAAAAACCAATGATAGGATTTTGTAATATGTTTAGAAAAGTGAATTGAAACAAATTTAACACTAACGGTACACAAAATATGAGCatcacattttcaatttttcactaACAAAAACCAATGATAGACACAAATTAACACTAATAGTATATAAAATCTTAGCATCACAGTTTCAATTTGACACTAACTTCGGTTTCTATTTCCCTTCCCTTTTTTTCCCCTTCAGTTTAAATTTCACACAAAATCTGATAAAAATTGAAGGTGAAAGcaaattaaaaaccaaattcattaacaaataaaagaaaataaaataaaatcagtatcaaacaaaatgaaattgaatcaGAATCAATAGCTTACAGTTATTCAGTTAGGGTTTGTGTGTTTGTGACGAGAGATGGAGAGGATGAAGTCTGAACTGAAAACGATACAGAGGGAGGGTGTGGTAGCGGTGATGgatggaggaggaggaggcATCACGGTCGCACGGTGAAGGATGGAGGAGGATGAGGTGTTGCTGCTCTCTAgagagaagaaggaggaggaatTGCGGttcagaaaggaaaaaatgaaagtgGTAATTATAATTTTCATTGTAACTCAAGGACAATGTAGTAATTTCcagcatataaaaaaataaaaaaaaataaaattaatggggTGGCGGTGGCTCCCCCTTGCCACcccctggctccgccactgtgtAAGACACTCTTAAATAGGTCCatgaaattatgaatatttcaaaaacgTCCTCGACTCTGGCAAATTTTTCTCATATTAGTCATTTATAGTAATGTTGATGTATATATCTCACTTTCATTTTGGATGTAGTGTTGATTTAAAAAGCTTGGTGGAGCAGAACAAACCAAACTTTGTCACACCATCATCAAGGATGACTAATTATGTAGTTCTCAAGTTTGGCAATCTTGGCGATTCCAAGGTATGTCTCTATTGGGCTATCCTACTGCTGCCCCCATTATATACCCATGTTCTGccatgttttctttattttatattgttttgttcTTATGAACATGCTATCTAGGAAGTTCTATATATGTCCTGTAAGATGAGGAGTGAATAAAGATATAAGTATTTTAGGGATAATTCATAATCCGATAATCGGGCGATGACAGTTTGAAACATGTAAGCGCAttcaatcttcactttcttTTAATTCAATTCGAAATAAAGAGCGATATTATAGAAATTTAATGACCTCAAATAACTACTGGTTagttatcatttctcttttattgatcaaaaataCCATGAGACCAAGCTCGTGCCTTAGGGATATAATGTATATATGGATATCGTTCCTTTAGTTTGAGGTTTAGACTAGAAAGCATGGATATGACACCATGCGAGGCATGAATATGATATAATCCAGACATGTAGATTTGACAAGCTTTGAATGTTACGAGACATAACACAACTATAATATATTACTTGAaaactttataaaattatatgatTAGAAATCTTAAATCAAAATAGAGAATCAATGTTTTATATGCTACGATTTTACTAATTATCATGTCATTCCCATCTGACTTCAGGCCCGTAGAAAATTGATGAAATGTGTTAGCTTCCTCAACGGCTCAACCTCCTTCCCCTGCTCTCTTTAATTTGTGTCTATGATTGCTTTCTTCTTAAAATTATTTGTTGTCTTGGTTTTAAATTACTCCTTTAACCTGACTACAAACAACAAAGCTGACAATAATCATTcttacaaacatatttttcagaTTTGTTCAATAAAGTCAATTAGCATCATTTCAACATTGTAGTTCACTGTCTTTACATTGTATGCTATAACCATTTCCTCTTTCAGTTTTTTAACCTTTCCCAGGCTGTTATATATGTGAAAAGGTTTCATCCACTGGATGATTCAAATGAATTGTCTGCCTCTTTCTCAACTGTTGCATATAATTTTGAAGTCATAGGTCTGTTGATACTAATTGCAAAAAGCTTTTTGTTTCAGGGTCCTGGTTCTTCTTTCTTGAATGGAACAAATGGCTGTTACATGGTAGTTTTTCAGTATGGCTCCATTGTATTGTTTAATGTCCTTGAACATGAGGTTGATGGCTATTTGAAAATTGTTAGGAAGCATGCATCTGGTTTGCTTCCTGAAATGAGAAAGGATGGTGAGTTCTTCTGtctaatttgaatttgaaaagtaTTCCAGTTTTTCACCCATGATCAGATCCACAGTAGATTTATAATTATTGCTGCCACACCTACAAATAGTCAAAAGCAGACTACAATACCAAACGTTTGCCACACTGTCCATTAAGCTTCAATGGCTTGAGCTGAGCTTTGCAACTATCTATTTTCACATTGATGGGTGGCATTTGTGTACAGCTGCAGTCTGCACATTTACATTGCGAACATAACTGCTGATATTGATGAAACTAAAATTTTGGGGTATTGTGCTGCTATTTGGTGCATATGATTGGTTTAACACTTGCATATTATGTAGATTTCTTTGGGTTAGCAGTTTATTTGGGTAATGATGGGATAAGTTTATATGACTGGCTTCTATCTCATTAGAAGCATGTGTCCTTTTTAAGATTGCTTTTCTGACAGATCTGCTGTTGGAATGGAAGCTTTCTCCATTGatgttttcacttttattttttgaaatagatgtagtttataatttttttttatcttatggaGGATTCTTGCCCTCCAATCGGCAAACATTTTTGTATTAATGAACTTCTTTGTTATTTGTAAAAATGGAGCTGGGAAGGTTTAATAGTTTTGGCaatgggttaaatatatttttggtccttacAAAATTGGAACCTTctaagtttttagtccttacttgattttaatagtatttttagtccctagATTTTTTTCTACACGTAGTTTTAGTCTGCTAAaaccaaatttgtttaattatccttgaACTATTACATTTTTTAACGGGTTTTTGCATacatgtttagaatattataaaaagtttatccgcaaaaaataagtttaaaattttatttttaggtccaaattttgtTACATTTATCTTGAACTTTTGGCttctaaaaaattcatatttaattcatctcacattaaaaaaactaaattttgtaaaataaaccttttataatgttctgAAATTGTCTGcaaaaaatctttcaaatatTGAAGTGTTTaaagataattaaacaaaattagttTTAGCAGGGCTAAAACTGCATGCAGAATATTTGTTTAGGGACtagaaaacctaaaaaatatattataaagagAAGGGGTCGAATTACATTAGTATAACATTTGAATGGTGTTACACTGTTCTATAACTTTTATCCAGGAGACCTGTATTACAAAACTCAATGCTGAGTAAAATTTGTATATCATATAGATCATCTCCGTAAATTTTTACATAATTATGGAACTATTTGATATGTCAagattttaatattgtttaagAAAAGCACTTGAAACATTAATCTTGACGCACCTCAACAACTTATCAAACAATTTCAGATTTACTTAAAAATTTACAGAGATGATCTATATGACATAAAATATACATCCAACTGTCAGCTTTATAATACATGAATCCTGTAAAAAGTTATTGAGTGGTGTAACACTACTTAAGTGTTACACCATTGTAATTTAATCCCTCCTCATGTTATAAATAACATTTAGTTTAACGTCTCattgtttttgtgttgttcATGATTTACCAAACAAGACACCAGACAAAGAGTTAGGCTGCGAGTCAAATGTTTGTCCTGTGCTGTCCTACTTTTCTCGTACCGTGGTGtatcaaacacaccctaagagaACTCATTATGACATGGCATTGTTGTTGTAGTATTCTGCCAAACTCAGTAATACACTGGAACAAGTATCATGTTATTCTTTGCTTAATTGCTATTTTGCTATCTCCTATAATTCCTGTAGAAATGTTTCACATTTGTGATTCCTATTTTTGAGCTATAAGTTAAGTCTCCTCTTTGTGTAAGAGTTAGTTTCAACTTTCAGTCGCATTTCAATGTCTTTTATTTTGTGTAGGAGTTAGTAATACACTGAAGAAATatgttgcatttttattttgtatggaaatctttcttttcttttaagcATATGCCTCGAAAGATATTTTTGCAGTTCTTACACTGTTTTGTGATCGATTTCTGATTGTTTTGGAATCTAGCAAGACCAAGTAGGGCTTTCTTTTCAACTTTTTGTAGTGTCCTAAACTCTGATCTTTCTTGGAACTTCGACCTTTTTAAAAGGATATGATTGCTTGTCTTTTAGAGTTGTTTCCAGTACATCCTTATCGTGGGAAATTCCGCATTCCTTACGGTCCACCTATAGCTGTCTAATTGCGGCATTTGGGTTACATTCATGAAAGCCTCCATGACATTCATTGTGTTGGGTGTGAAGGGGCAGACTTAGTCTCACATTGCCTAGAGATATTGCTTTTGTAGTGTTTATAAAGCTTGAGCagccctcaccttacaagccggtttttgTAAGGTTGAGGTAGGTCCTGCCCCAATTCCAAGAtagtatcagagcctatcctaggTCTGTTGTTGGGCTTCCCGCATCATCCACGCTTCATGCCAATCGGGGCCCGGGCATGAGGGGGTGTGTGTTGGAAATTCCTCCTTCACTGTGGTCCGCCCCTAGCCGTCAAATTGCGGAATTTGGGTTTTCTTCATTGCAGCCACCAACACCTTCGATGTGTTGGGTGTGAaagggtggatttagtcccacattgcCTAGAGATATGACCTATGTAGTGTATATAAAGCTTGAGCAGTCATCCCTTACAAGCTGGTTATGTAAAGGTTGAGTTAGTCACAACCCAAATTCCACAACACTTACTTTGTCCCCTCATTCATTCCTCCACTTCATTCATTGAATAGGAGTAATTTTCTTCTTAATAAACTCGTTTGCAGGGTTTTAAGCTGCATAAGGCTTGTTTTTGTAATATGTGTATAATGTattcttcttaataaattcgtTTGCAGGGTTTTAAGCTGCATAAGGCTTGTTTTTGTAATATGTGTGTAATGTATTCTTCTTAATAAACTCGTTTGCAGGGTTTTAAGCTTCATAAGGCTTGTTTTTGTAATATGTGTGTAATGTATTGTGCTTGCACGGATTCTGTTCCTCATCTATTTTTACAGGTTCATAGATCCTCTTGGGTGTGTCTTAGGTCCTTGAACAAATCATTGATATGTGTTTTGGTAGAAACAAAGACTAAATTTTTGCATTGAAGTGTGATCTATGCTACAATTTAGTGTATACAGTTGGAGCTGAACTCTTGCTTGTGTACCGAGGTTTCCTTGCACATCAATAGATTTTAGATAAATTTGGGTGTTTAGCATGTACTAGTTTCCTAGAACAAGCCCTCTTTAGTGGTCTCTGATAGATATTGGTTCAATACCAAACAGATTTGGAACAATTTCTGATATTTATTGATACAAACAGAATTATAGTACAGAGAATAACACAGAAATCACACATAATAACACTAGGATAATTGTTCTCCAAGATTTCGAGAGCCTTGGCCTCTCCCTTTCCCAAATGTTCGAGAGTTGGGTCTCTCCCAATAACCACTCAATAACTTCCAGACAATCCTCTTACGTCTGACCCTTCTCCTATTTATCCTTAAAACACACAACTGACTCAATTAATAAAACACAACTGACACaacacaaataaaacaaaacataacttTCCTACAATAACTGCATGACAGAATAGAAACCACAAGTCTAACAGTctcattaacaatttttttaagggatttggAATCTTAGCTTGTCctatttatttcttcttttctttttccggTTTTCTTGGGCTgtggtattgaataattttgaaCTTTTATAAATGCATCAACATATATGCCCTTATCCTTCTATGTAAAAGCTTGTAGGCTTTGAGTAAATATTTTTCCTTGTGGGTGTAGCTTTGTTGTGATCCAAGTGATCGAGGACACAAGGAATATTGTTTTTTGGgaattttatgtttatatgtgcGACGAAATCAATCAAACATCTTCACTTTTCCTTCAATTCAAAACCATGGGTTTTGAACTTATAGTTTTTGTAGATATGCCATTGCCATTTAATTTTGATAACTTCATTTATTGATTATTGGTAAGGTTTCCGCTATTTCAGAATGTTTTATAGGTTAATGCGGTTTTACGCAATTTgatttttctctgttttttgaGGGTTTAGAGTATGAAGTAAAAGAAAAACCAGCTTTGAGTACATGGATGCAAGGAGGACTGGATTACATAATGTTACAATACTTGGATGTTGATGGAATTCGAACTATTGGTAGTGTACTAGGACAAAGTATTGCTCTTGATTACTATGGCCGGCAGGTATGTTCTGGATATGAGTTAGGATTCTCTGATATTTGGATATACTGGTGACGTTCCTCAAAGGGTTTAATAGTCTCATTCCACTTGTATTCTAGGTTGATGGAATGGTTGCAGAATTTACAGACATAAATCGTGAGATGGAAGCGACTGGAAAATTTAAGATGCAAAGGAAAAAACTTTTTCAGTTGGTGGGCAAGGCAAATTCAAATCTTGCTGATGTGATTCTAAAGCTCGGATTATTTGAGAGGTAAGAGTTCTGTTCGTGGTAACACGTAGTCTGTTGAAGTTGGAAAGAGGAATTGTACTTGTTACTAGTTTCAGATCATTTTGACTGACTTGTGTAGTTTGAATATTTCCAAAGGTAACTTTGCaagaataaatatttaattaagggACTATACACATTTTCTTCTTAGTTTCATCTTTTCTTACCGATTTGTTACACATAACCCCCAACACCTGTGTTTGGATAGTAGTTAAAACGTAGTTTGTGTTTAGCTTTTAATATGTATAGTCGCATATGCAGTTAACATGAGCTCCAGGACTTTTGAAATTGTTAATTATCTAATTTTCCATTGTTTTAATGTGGTGAAAAATCATGTGTCCCAGAAGTACATCAGAACACTcctaaataacaatttattcgTCAAAACTTTTCATCTTCGATCCCTAGTCTTGGAATTACAATTTACAATGGCCGTGCATGCTTACTGTTGTTGCTATAGTTGAGATTATCATTAATGTCTTCCAATGATTTGCTCTTGCCTGATGCCAGCAAAA is from Medicago truncatula cultivar Jemalong A17 chromosome 1, MtrunA17r5.0-ANR, whole genome shotgun sequence and encodes:
- the LOC25483210 gene encoding F-box protein SKIP23, which produces MEKESKEKRREVSMAMAADWSTLHKDLLLLISSRLDNEADIIRFRSVCSTWRFFIPNHSLPFKLPHFHTSSLSCYLSKHNIFLIKPPQQEQQQTLRPWLIRIAKNSCRETQLFHPLRSVDSSPYHFPHVLDLKKFSVVRLGADVVMGRYNEDKTVLERSKELLSQFELYQLKIHRQDPTPLGHGMGKKVVAIMQHGKNKETVALGTLNQNGHPVLFHCSEKHWTLIPCMSTYFLDICVFKERFYAVNKIGRTVAFGLDYSVELVAEYVNGGDMKFLVECEGELLLVDICDSHCFGFPGEKGLKLKVFRLNERKKEWRSKSLGNRVLFLGNGCSFSASASDLSVVKGNCVVFIDDAFIPFDNMRCGMCVFDLDEQRLSPLSHYPDYFNLFWPPPEWILETQYHS
- the LOC25483211 gene encoding protein RETARDED ROOT GROWTH-LIKE; translated protein: MLRSIETTHHLTVRTTSLLRSFLFSSPSPNTSSYSSSFTFKTFTTLSKPQSQSHSFLLQQREHASSFITRRFHFASSVKRRVSSSSFPALDWNDAVSCSEVDVDADNVNHDGTIDHDSKPAIPVRAFFFSTSVDLKSLVEQNKPNFVTPSSRMTNYVVLKFGNLGDSKGPGSSFLNGTNGCYMVVFQYGSIVLFNVLEHEVDGYLKIVRKHASGLLPEMRKDEYEVKEKPALSTWMQGGLDYIMLQYLDVDGIRTIGSVLGQSIALDYYGRQVDGMVAEFTDINREMEATGKFKMQRKKLFQLVGKANSNLADVILKLGLFERSDIAWKDAKYGQIWEYLRDEFELTQRFASLDFKLKFVEHNIRFLQEILQNRKSDFLEWLIIALIGAEILLSLYDIVQRSAMNL